The sequence ATGTGTTACCTATGTGCCCGGTATTATGTGTTACCCATGTGACCGGTTCGGACCCGAAGTTCCTGCACCCCTTCAGGGTGCTTTCGTTTTGCCAACAGACCGGTGGTGTCGCTTCGCTCCACCACCGGCTAATGTCCTCCACCCCTCCGGGGTGTGGAGCCAACAGGCGCAAATTAAAATCAACCGCATTGCTCCCTGGTAGACAGTTACCAATTATCTATATCTGGTGCATCACACGACCTGCTGGACAGTTTTCCCCGATTTTTTCTGTTGCCATTTCTCATAATTTGCACTATACTTTTGTCCGAGAGTTGGGCATACCGTCCTTGACGCATCGGTCACTCCGCTCCGGGCGTTGCCGTCAAGGCGGTGATGTGGTCAACGGAATAACAACAGCGGGGCGGAATGGGAAAGGACCGAAGTCATGCGAAGGAAAGGATTCACCCTCATTGAACTGCTGGTGGTGATTGCCATCATCGGCATCCTCGCGGCCATTCTGCTGCCGGCATTGGCCCGCGCCCGCGAGGCGGCGCGCCGCTCCTCCTGCCAGAACAACCTGAAGCAGTGGGGCCTGGTCTTCAAGATGTACGCGGGCGAGGCCAAGGGCGGCAAGTACCCGCCGATGCAACTGGAGATTGCGCAAAACCAGCACCCGAACGACTTGGGAAAATGGGAGCTTTACATTGCGGCCGGCCCGAAGGCGACGGCGATTTATCCGGAATATCTCACGGACCCCTCGATCATTATCTGCCCTTCGGACGCCCAGCAGACTGTTGACAGTCTCCGGGACGAGGAAATCCCCCAGCTTGGCCTGAAGAAGGGCCAGTGGCATATCGGCTATTATCTGGGCGGCGGCAACGGCGTGAACGACATTGACGCGAGCTATGTGTATCTGGGCTGGGTGCTGGACCTGATGGACAACCAGTATTTCCTGCCCGCGTCGCAGTGCTATGTGTCGATGATCGCCTCCGCGCTTGATGCGGAAATCCCCGACAGCACCCCGGTTCCGGCGCAGTTGGCCCTGGCATTGGCGCAGATGGCCCTGGGCAACCCGGCTGTCGGTGTCGCCCTGGCGTCGCCAAGCGCTGCCAACGCCCAACTGGTGAACACCACGGTTGACAACGACGCGAGCGGCTCCTACCTGACGGCGGCGAATGGCCTCAAGTACGGGAACGGCCGAAGCAACACCGTTTACCGGCTTCGTGAGGGCATCGAGCGGTTCATGATTACGGACATCAACAACGCGGGCGCGTCGGCCAAGGCGCAAAGCGAGATTTTCATCATGCTGGATGATCTGGGCACGGCGGGCAGCGTGGCGCTGTTCAACCACATCCCCGGCGGGTGCAACATGCTATATCTGGACGGCCATGTCGAGTTTATCCGGTATCCCGGGGCCGCGCCGGTGAACTCGGGCCTGGCCAACATCATGGCGTTGTTCGAGGCAAGCTGAGACGCGCTAACATTCTTTCCTCCGGAAAGTTTACGCGGGCGCCGGGATTACCACCGGTGCCCGCCCAATTTTGTAACACTTTAGCCGATTGGGGTATTTACGTGACTCCGCCCCACAATTCCGTGCAGACCACTCATTTACTCCTCGACAGCCGGGGGCGGCTGTCCCACACTAACGACAGCGGTGTGGGACCGGCGCCCTCGCCGGTCAATTCCGCGCCAACCGGCTGAACAGTCACACGTTTATTCACTCATGAACCGGCGGCGTCGCCGGGGCGGTATTCGCGCTTGAGGTGTTTGCGGATGTCTTCCTCGCGCAGGAGCACGGGGCGCAGGCGCTCTTCGGAGAAGAGGGGCATCTGATCCGTGTAATGGGGGGAACTGGTGTCGGCGGGCGCGCTGCCATAAGGCTGGAAGGCCTGTGAGGTGAGGTTGCCCTCCTTGTCCCATTCGACCATCTGGTAGTAACAGTCCCCGCTGTGTCCGACAAGATGCCCGTCGTCCGTGATTGCGGCGTAGACCGCGCGCAGGCAGTCCGGGCCGCCGCCCAGGGGCAGGTCCGCCGTGCCGTGGCGCAGGCGCAGCACATCGCCAAGGGGCGGGTCCAGCCGGCCATGGTGCTCCATGAGGAAGTTGGCGGCGTTGCGCAGGAGGTTCACCGGACTGTTAGGGCTGCCCGCCCATGCGCCGCGTTTGGCGTGGGGGCCAATCATCAGCAAGACCAGCGCGGCGGCGGTGTTGTCCTTTGCCGTGCTGTGGTCCCAGCTCTTGAGCAGCGCGGCGGCCTCCCGCAGCAGGGGTTCGTCCGGCAGGTTCTCTTTGAGGAGGCGCCCCACCAGCC comes from Candidatus Hydrogenedentota bacterium and encodes:
- a CDS encoding DUF1559 domain-containing protein gives rise to the protein MRRKGFTLIELLVVIAIIGILAAILLPALARAREAARRSSCQNNLKQWGLVFKMYAGEAKGGKYPPMQLEIAQNQHPNDLGKWELYIAAGPKATAIYPEYLTDPSIIICPSDAQQTVDSLRDEEIPQLGLKKGQWHIGYYLGGGNGVNDIDASYVYLGWVLDLMDNQYFLPASQCYVSMIASALDAEIPDSTPVPAQLALALAQMALGNPAVGVALASPSAANAQLVNTTVDNDASGSYLTAANGLKYGNGRSNTVYRLREGIERFMITDINNAGASAKAQSEIFIMLDDLGTAGSVALFNHIPGGCNMLYLDGHVEFIRYPGAAPVNSGLANIMALFEAS